Proteins encoded in a region of the Mercenaria mercenaria strain notata chromosome 1, MADL_Memer_1, whole genome shotgun sequence genome:
- the LOC123532160 gene encoding uncharacterized protein LOC123532160 isoform X3 has protein sequence MYRKNYLKTDLSPLVPEEEVDVDKLYVPLKITRRIGNTLEIEHVCSINDIFYCKTKQAKCIYMSGDAGIGKTTLCRKLISEWCFIHACSPNGSPHIEVGEDIVEENICKLNYTDASQDTLNENSCSVIPKEVLGQKTYDSDDEIYYLFDSDADQSDIEYSSESSDGVGNSNISSNQTLRENDEGKLKKMALRQFELLLFISLRDTYKERTIEEMVNTQLLRKRKLQEYFNVFIDNDPEKCLFILDGLDEWIPPSPLPTYPTVTRGLPVSFGEGRFTILFTSRPWKLELLRPKLGEYDLDVTIHGIEGSDIKHLVKLIFDQIISNKDDVEMKTVMFQYELKKRHIECLCKVPLLTKLLVCLWEKDNELADTVTGIYSSVISKLCSVAHRQNDGSDIIQSLMSQLDKIKVSLPPCLNQYCVCRKFSTLINALGKLSFETLYKAGSKTTFVFIDTDLINHGISEAEYELSLRIGLLSKKRIIGIKKMSPVRCVSFIHKTFQEYFAAAYISMNFEQDVTIQEKLRHSFRSTNNILDVLNVLDFIKSMNPSIICRLTKNTEMNEEKFSLSIKTNILTLKAELNNNTKMIAELLMSNQIHSILVHSSKLGIHSLRFPMMENLDVIEFDSVEMTHSSFREMLESIPESPRGVSVKFRNIAFKKAFSRKKECSVLITCKTLRSVAICFMNICGLKILFSESAIMLEWVKFHMVTVYETEVLEMLNSIQKTNREVTMTFDEMSLGNTVREDKNIFIKILEKCSNVIEFPLNLNAKHLKSVSFLCSDNIFICKNIRVDEMEGKQDHILRHLKNKIEMHDCATIVSQNAWKFNDPGFAIVGLSYDAQCIHSLQLGNITVKDSVLCELLSESTFRDLSSLQLDSIVINETTCQKKKLSLDCPYLKLRKVDLCDIPLFLYCIGISSVYLVNITTAKEDFFNFLNGLGTYSLKYLEIDNISLINRLAICRRTSNKGRLMEYDVERDLTLRSMSYHLNVVNICLKHIIMAENDLSAMLEYFKYSYIYKLVLDNVVAKETSELCGQLGGTNVQNLLLTDTTLKSICILTVQELCLSDISLTDEAFQYLLSGMETTTLKLDKIIIRNTSPSETIIECKGLTNLVIERTDLVSILIYSFGTLETLRLADVSVTENAFCALLENGGKIGSMMLDKVTITNTSVSERLANNRGIGDLRIARTDLFNILMASRYEFKTVCISDITMTENAFCALLENDGYINSMMFDKVTITNTSVTERLVNYRGIGDLRIVRTDLFNILMTSRYEFKTVYISDITMTENAFCTLLENDGYINSMMLDKVTITNTSVTERLVNYRGIGDLRIVRTDLFNILMASRYEFKTVCISDITMTENAFCVFLGSLTERGFKKFNSVLLDNITLTSISTSRRNISLESVCILKIKRMFLSNIVIEFSLENCRHFTDILLEDITMPEASLRDMFDSLSTGLLIVKSVFPGESLSAPSEHIGYKTIKQMVVMRKSKQ, from the coding sequence ttacatgtctGGGGATGCAGGTATAGGTAAGACGACACTTTGTAGGAAACTCATTTCGGAATGGTGTTTTATTCATGCATGTTCGCCGAACGGTTCTCCTCATATAGAGGTAGGGGAAGATATTGTCGAAGAAAACATATGTAAGCTTAATTACACTGATGCAAGTCAAGACACATTGAATGAAAACAGCTGTTCTGTTATTCCTAAAGAGGTATTAGGACAGAAAACatatgatagtgatgatgaaattTATTACCTTTTTGATTCTGATGCCGATCAAAGTGATATTGAATATAGCTCAGAGTCCAGTGATGGTGTTGGTAATTCAAACATTTCGTCAAACCAAACCCTACGAGAAAATGACGAAGGTAAACTTAAAAAAATGGCTTTAAGACAATTTGAACTTTTACTATTTATTTCACTTAGAGATACCTACAAGGAACGTACAATAGAAGAGATGGTTAACACTCAATTACTAAGAAAACGGAAATTacaagaatatttcaatgtgtttATAGATAATGATCCAGAGAAATGCCTCTTTATTCTTGACGGATTAGACGAATGGATTCCTCCGTCCCCACTACCGACTTACCCGACCGTGACACGAGGGTTACCAGTCAGCTTTGGAGAGGGGCGATTTACCATACTCTTTACAAGTCGCCCCTGGAAACTCGAACTTCTGAGGCCTAAATTAGGGGAATATGATTTAGATGTAACTATTCATGGAATTGAAGGAAGCGATATAAAACATCTTGTTAAGTTAATATTTGATCAAATAATATCGAATAAAGATGACGTTGAAATGAAAACTGTtatgtttcaatatgaattaAAGAAAAGACATATTGAATGCCTTTGTAAAGTTCCATTACTTACAAAATTGCTCGTTTGTCTATGGGAAAAGGATAATGAACTAGCAGACACTGTTACGGGAATTTACAGTTCTGTCATAAGCAAGCTATGTAGTGTTGCTCATCGTCAAAATGATGGCAGTGATATTATTCAAAGCTTAATGTCGCAGTTAGACAAAATAAAGGTTTCGTTGCCACCATGTCTGAATCAATACTGCGTTTGTCGCAAATTTTCAACTTTGATCAATGCTCTTGGAAAACTGTCATTTGAAACGTTGTATAAGGCAGGAAGTAAAACCACCTTTGTGTTCATTGACACGGATTTGATAAATCATGGCATTTCTGAAGCTGAATATGAATTAAGTTTACGCATTGGGTTGCTGTCCAAAAAGAGAATTATTGGAATAAAGAAAATGTCTCCCGTCAGATGTGTCAGTTTTATACACAAAACCTTCCAGGAATATTTTGCAGCAGCATatatctcaatgaactttgaaCAAGATGTAACAATACAAGAAAAATTACGTCACTCTTTCAGATCTACGAACAACATTTTAGATGTATTAAACGTGTTAGATTTTATAAAGAGCATGAATCCATCGATCATATGTAGACTTACCAAGAATACTGAAATGAATGAAGAAAAGTTCAGTTTATCTATAAAAACGAATATACTTACCCTAAAAGCGGAACTTAAcaataatacaaaaatgattGCTGAATTACTGATGTCAAACCAAATACATTCTATTTTGGTTCACTCATCAAAATTAGGTATACATTCACTACGGTTTCCGATGATGGAAAATCTTGATGTTATAGAATTTGACTCTGTTGAAATGACACACTCTTCATTTCGGGAGATGTTAGAAAGTATTCCAGAGTCACCGAGAGGTGTTTCTGTCAAATTTCGAAATATagcttttaaaaaagcatttagCCGAAAAAAAGAATGTTCGGTTTTGATTACATGCAAAACTCTTAGGTCTGTTGCAATCTGTTTTATGAATATTTGTGGCTTAAAAATACTGTTTTCGGAGTCAGCGATTATGCTAGAATGGGTTAAATTTCATATGGTAACAGTATATGAGACAGAGGTTTTGGAGATGTTGAATAGTATTCAGAAAACAAATCGCGAAGTTACTATGACATTTGATGAAATGAGTCTAGGAAATACAGTTAGGGAAGACAagaatatctttattaaaatacttgaaaaatgttcaaatgtcATAGAATTTCCATTGAATTTAAATGCTAAACATCTTAAAAGTGTTTCATTCCTTTGCTCtgacaatatattcatttgtaAGAACATAAGAGTTGACGAAATGGAAGGAAAACAAGATCATATTTTGAGGCATTTGAAGAATAAAATTGAAATGCATGATTGTGCAACAATTGTTTCTCAGAACGCGTGGAAGTTTAACGATCCAGGATTTGCTATAGTCGGTTTAAGCTATGACGCACAGTGCATACATTCGTTGCAACTAGGAAACATCACAGTGAAGGATAGTGTCCTATGCGAGCTTTTGTCCGAATCGACATTCCGTGATCTGTCTTCATTGCAACTTGATAGTATTGTTATAAATGAGACAACGTGCCAGAAAAAGAAGTTATCTTTAGATTGTCCTTATTTGAAATTGAGAAAAGTGGATTTGTGTGACATTccattatttttatattgtataGGAATATCTTCGGTATATCTGGTCAATATAACAACAgctaaagaagattttttcaattttctcaaTGGTCTTGGAACATATTCATTAAAATACTTAGAGATTGATAACATATCTCTGATTAACAGATTAGCCATATGCAGGCGAACATCTAACAAAGGCAGGCTAATGGAGTATGATGTTGAACGAGACCTCACCTTGCGGTCAATGTCATATCATTTAAATGTAGTCAACATCTGTCTTAAGCATATCATTATGGCGGAAAATGATTTAAGTGCTATGTTGGAGTACTTCAAGTACTCATACATTTATAAATTAGTGCTGGACAATGTAGTTGCAAAAGAAACATCTGAATTATGCGGGCAATTAGGCGGTACAAACGTTCAAAATTTACTACTTACAGATACGACTCTTAAATCAATTTGCATATTAACTGTACAGGAATTATGTCTGAGTGACATCTCATTGACTGATGAGgcatttcaatatttgttaagCGGAATGGAAACAACGACATTAAAATTGGATAAAATCATTATTAGAAACACTTCTCCCTCAGAAACAATTATAGAATGTAAAGGTTTAACGAATCTCGTTATAGAGCGAACAGATTTAGTAAGTATACTGATCTATTCATTCGGAACTCTAGAAACCTTGCGCCTTGCAGATGTTTCAGTGACAGaaaatgcattttgtgcattATTAGAAAACGGTGGTAAGATTGGGTCAATGATGCTTGATAAAGTCACCATTACAAATACCTCTGTCTCAGAAAGACTAGCGAATAATCGTGGCATAGGAGATCTCAGAATTGCCCGAACAGATCTATTCAATATATTGATGGCAAGTCGATATGAATTCAAGACAGTGTGTATTAGTGATATCACTATGACAGAAAATGCATTTTGTGCCTTATTAGAAAACGATGGTTACATTAATTCAATGATGTTTGATAAAGTCACCATTACAAATACGTCTGTCACAGAAAGACTAGTGAATTATCGTGGCATAGGAGATCTCAGAATTGTCCGAACAGATCTATTCAATATATTGATGACAAGCCGATATGAATTCAAGACAGTGTATATTAGTGATATCACTATGacagaaaatgcattttgtaCCTTATTAGAAAACGATGGTTACATTAATTCAATGATGCTTGATAAAGTCACCATTACAAATACGTCTGTCACAGAAAGACTAGTGAATTATCGTGGCATAGGAGATCTCAGAATTGTCCGAACAGATCTATTCAATATATTGATGGCAAGCCGATATGAATTCAAGACAGTGTGTATTAGTGATATCACTATGACAGAAAATGCATTTTGTGTTTTCCTCGGGAGTCTAACAGAAAGGGGATTTAAAAAGTTTAACTCGGTTTTGCTAGATAATATTACTTTGACCAGTATATCTACTTCACGCAGGAACATCAGTTTAGAATCTGTATGTATTCTCAAAATAAAACGAATGTTTCTGTCTAATATAGTGATAgaattttctcttgaaaattgcagaCACTTTACTGACATTCTTCTGGAGGATATCACTATGCCTGAAGCTTCCTTAAGGGATATGTTTGACAGTCTGTCGACGGGTTTGCTTATTGTTAAGTCGGTATTCCCCGGAGAGTCTTTAAGCGCACCAAGTGAACATATAGGGTATAAAACTATCAAACAAATGGTGGTTATGAGAAAATCCAAACAATAA